The window CGCTCGGCGGATTCGGGTCCACTCCGAATTTTATCATCTTCAGCAGTGAACTCCGGTCAGGGGGCGGGGCGTTTGAGTATCCTGGAGGGGAAAATCAGACGCTGGCCTTTAACGATCAATCGAACCCCCTCAGTTACCGCTCCATTCGTTATAGCTGGACCGGCCAGCCGCCCATGATCGGATGCTCCACCTTTCATGAATTCGCCGGGTTTGATTTGATGCATACCGCGTTCGATTCAACCTATTTGACCACGCCCGGACGCGATTTGAGGGCCGCCGGCTACACCCGGTTGACTTTTTACGCTCGCGGGACGCTGTCCACCAATACGGTGCTCAAAATCGAGGCGGCCACTCCGCCGACAGGAAATACGACTGGATCCGGCGCGTGCGCCTTTCCGATGGAAGGTTCGGCTTGGACGGGGGCGTGCATCGGACTCTTCGGTCAAAATACGGCTTATTTGAATGCTACTAATCCCTGCAGCAACGGTACCTCCGGAACCCTTACGTCTGACTGGCAATTTTTCTCCGTTCCTATTCCCACTATCGCACTCGCGGCGGTGAAGGATTTCTTCAAGGCCACCTTTATCTTTACAGATCCCTACACGCCGGCCCCTCCCGGTCAGGGGGGAACGGTTTACTTTGATCAGATCCAGTACCAGCCGTAATCCCGCCGAAGGCTGACCGGACGCCCGATTGCCTAACACCCGAAAAATAGGTTACGATTCATTCATGAAGAAAAAATCCCCACAGGAACGCCGTGAAGCCAGACGTTTCCCCATCCGAGTTCTCGTGCGGTGTCTGCCCCCTGGGACGCCGCTCAAGCGCAATGGTCATGACGTTCACGGGTGGGAGATGTGGGCGAAAGATCTCGCGGCCGATGGAGTGGGTCTTCAATGGTCCCGCCGATGGGCGTTCCAGCGTTGTCCCCGCTGCTCCGCGGGTCTTTTCCCTCAAAAGAAAAAACAGGAGATTTGTCTTTGCCGTTCGCCCGGCCAACTTCGAAAAGGCCAGATCGTCCAATTGGACGGCTTGGTTTATAACGAAAAAGGTTCCAAACCCATGAAAGGACGCATCCAATGGATCCGTCCGGGAAAAACCGTTTATGAAGTGGGCATTGCCATCACCACGCCCCACCACCGCAGCTACTTCCGCGCCCTCGAATCCTGATCTCTTCCTCATCCGGCAACGTTTAACGTCCTCCCCGATATGCTTGTCTTATTGAAACGTTTACCAGCGGCTACAAATCCAGAAATCCTTTATACAATCGGGCATAGGATGACACCTAAGGATCATTACGATGTTTCTGGTCTGCCGGAGGCGCAGTTTGAGCCAGGTTCCAGAGATTTGGTTCTCAAGAATCTCCTGGGAATCCGGCACAAGAAGGAGATGGACCTGCGGGAGGCGACCGAGCAGATCCACGCGACAGAAGAGCTATTCAGCCTTTTTGATAAGACCCACCGCTTTATAGCCGACGACATCCGCAGAATCCACAAACTCTGGTTGGGGCGCATTTATCCTTGGGCCGGCCACTACCGCCAGGTCAACCTGTCCAAAGGCCATTTTCCATTCCCTCCCGCCACACAGGTCCCTCGACTCATGGCGGAGTTAGAGAAGGGACCTTTGGCAGAATTCACTCCTTGTGCCCGGGATTCCGTCGATCAGACGACAAGGGCTTTGGCGGTTGTTCACGTCGAGTTAGTTCTGGTTCATCCCTTTAGAGACGGGAATGGACGGGCGGCGCGCATGGTGGCTGTTTTGATGGGATCTCAAGCAGGGCTGCCGCCATTGGATTTCGCCGGGATACAAGGCCAACGGAAAGAAGCCTATTTCGCTGCTGTTCGTGCGGGACTTAAACGGGATTATCAACCGATGGAAAAAGTCTTTCGGGAGGTGATCGTCAGGACCTTGCGAATGGCCGGGAAGGGCTAGACGAAAGATGGGAACGAAGCGATTTCTGCAGAGCCGGCAGGAGGCCACGAACCCCCTCGATGGCCGCTGAGGTGAGTACCGTCGCCAGAATAAGAGATTTCCGTTTGGCGCGGTTTTTCAGGTAGGGATTGGTGGCCAGCAGTGATTTCTTTCTCATGGAGAAAGTCTACCATGACTACCGAACCAAATCCAGCATTTTCTCGACGATAAGTTATATCTGTCCCTCCCTGGATATACCCACATCAATAGAACCATAACTAAAACGCAAACCCGAAAAAGTACAAAAAGAAGGATGGGGAGCTTGACAGAACTGACAACCCCTTGGATTGCTAAATGAGAGGTTTATCTACTAAAAATACTAGACATACCTATCAAAATCGTCTATATTTTATTTGTGATTACGCGTGAGTTTGTTCAAGTCCTTCTGGGGCGCCTTCAGGAGCCGGAGCCGCGCATTCAGGTGGTTCTGGGGCCGCGGCAGGTGGGGAAGACCACCGGCGTCCAACAGATGTTGTCACGTTTGCCCGGTTCCCATCATTATGTTTCGGCTGATGATACGTTGACCGTCTCCAATCAATGGATCCAGGAACAATGGCAAACCGCCCGCGAGAAGGGGCCCCGGACCGTTCTGGTCATTGATGAGATTCAAAAAATCCGCAACTGGGCGGAAGCCATCAAGCGGCTCTGGGACGCTCAAAAAAGTGTAGCGGGGATCAAATGCGTTTTGCTGGGATCGAGTTCTTTGTCCCTTCAAAAAGGGCTGACGGAAAGTTTGGCGGGTCGTTTTGAGCTTCTCCCGGTCTGGCATTGGAGTTACCTTGAGTCCCAGGAAGCCTTTGGCTATACGTTGGAGACCTACTTGCGTTACGGCGGGTATCCGGGCGCTCATCTATACCTGGATGATTTTAATCGCTGGTTTTCCTACATCAAATCGTCCATCATTGATCCGGTCATCGGCCAAGATATTCTAAGTCAGCAGTCCATCTCCAAGCCGGCTCTGTTCCGGCAGGCGTTCGAGATTCTCTGCGGGTATCCCGCCCAGGAGGTGAGCTACACGAAACTGTTGGGCCAGCTGCATGACCGCGGCAATACCGATCTGGTCAAGCATTACCTGGAGCTTTACGAGGGGGCTTTTCTTTTCACTTCCTTGTTTAAGTACGCGGCCAAAACGATTCGCGTGAAGGCGTCGAGCCCGAAGATCATTCCACGGGCCCCTGCGCTGTATACCCTCGCCTCCGGCCGTCATGCGCTGGACGATTCGGAAAAGAAGGGACATGTTTTTGAGGCAGCAGTCGGATCGGATTTGCTCCGTATCCCGGGTGCGCAACTTTATTATTGGCGGGACGGAAACATGGAAGTCGATTTTGTCCTGGTTTACCAGGGAAACCTTTATGCCATCGAGGTTAAGTCCGGACGCCGGAAATCAACCGGTCATTTGCTGATTTTTCAGAAACGCCATCCCAAAGCGAAAGCATGCGTCATAACAATGGACAACTACGTGGATTTTGTCCGCTCTCCGATCGATTTTCTCTCCCGCGTCTCCATCCCCTAGAGGTTCCGGCTGGCCGACCCGTGGATCTTCGCCCGGGAAAGACGCTTTCTGCCGGGCGATGCTCTGCGGCGGTCTCCAACCGTCTGGCGACCGCCCGCCGGCCGTCTTGGCGGGCGTTGCTTGCCGTCGCGTCTCCGATGGCCGGCAAACCAGAGGAAGACTCCGGGAGGTCGCCTCAGGCGACCGAACGGGTGCCGGCCAATACGCTCGCCGCCGCTCCGGCGCGCCTCCGAAAGTCGCCGGACAGAAAGCTTCTCCCCCGGGCGCGAGTTAAAACAGTTGGAAAGGAGGAGATCCCGGTTTACCGAGAGTGGCTTGCGGTTTCCGGCGCCTTGGCGAGGACGATTTAAGCCCGCGCTGGCTGGGTCGCTGGAGGCGACTTCAAGGAGTATTCCACTAGTTCGTGGGCGGGTCAGAGCCGAGGCGTCGAAAAAGAAACCGCGTGCCGCGGGTCGGCAAACTGGGATCTCCACTGCACCCGAAAAAAGTGGTGTGGGGGGGCTTGACAGAACTGACAACCCCTGTTATATCCACCAAGATGTGTAAAAATGCTGAATTCTCAACATAACCATGTCGCCTGATGAATTAATGGACCGTACCGAAGCCTGCCGGATGCTGGGCATTTCGCGTCAGACGCTGATTGCCTGGATCCAGAAGGGGAAACTCAAGGTGTGGAAACGCGTGGGCCACGGCACCAACGCCGCCCTTCTCTTTGACCGCACCCACCTCGAAACGCTCCGCTGTGTGCCAAACGCCACCGCTTCAATGGACACTAAGAATTTTTCCGCCGAAGGCGGCCAGTCATGAATAAAATCGCAAACCCGGCATCGGTGTCCTTGCCAAAAGGATACAGGGCATTTCTCCAAGAGTTAAAACAACGCATTCTTTCTGCCCGGATTAAGGGGGCCTTGTCCGCGAACCGCGTTCTTTTAGCTCTGTATTGGAGCATTGGTCGCGACATCGTGGCCCGGCAGAAACGGGACGGTTGGGGAACAAGCGTTATTGACCGGTTGGGACAGGACATCCAGACCGCTTTTCCCGGGATAGAAGGCTTCTCCTCGAGAAATCTTTGGCGGATGCGGGCCTTTTATCTGGCCTATCCGGCGGAAAAAATGCCACACCCTGTGGCAGTTTTATCCGAGACTGTATTTCTGCCACAGTCCGTGGCAGAAATGCCATGGGGGCACCACGCCCTGCTATTGGAAAAAGTCAAGGATCGGACACAACGACTTTGGTATGCCTTTGCGACCCTTCAGCATGGTTGGTCTCGCGATGTGTTGGCTATCCAGATTGAAACACGTCTATATGAACGCCAGGGGACGGCCAAAAAGATCACGAATTTCAAAGCCCTGCTTCCAAAGCCGCAATCCGACTTGGCCGAACAAGCCATAAAAGACCCCTATGTTTTTGATTTTCTCGGCATTTCACAGGATGCCCAAGAAAGAGAAATCGAAGGACAGCTTGTCAAACACATTACGCAATTTCTGTTGGAGCTGGGGGCGGGTTTCGCTTTTGTGGGCCGGCAGGTCCACTTAGAAGTAGGTGAGGAAGATTTCTACATTGATCTCCTCTTTTACCATCTTAAATTGCGATGCTATGTGGTTATCGAACTCAAGGCTGGGAAGTTCAAACCGGAATATGCCGGACAATTGAACTTCTATCTGTCTGCTGTAGATGCGGTTCTTCGTCGGTCTGATGATCATCCAAGCATCGGGCTTATCCTCTGCAAGGATAAGAACCATCTTGTGGCGGAATATGCACTCAAAGATGTCTCAAAACCGATTGGTATTTCCGAGTACCGGTTACTCCGCAGTATTCCTCGTTATCTCAAAGCGGGTCTACCAACTGTGCAGGAGTTGGAAAAGGAACTCGGCCCCGGAGGGAAAAGATGATGAGGAAACGCGTCAAGGGACGAGCCTCCGCCTTCGGCGGTCGGCTCGCCTGCCGTCCGTGGCTTGGAACCACGGGCAGCAACGGCGGAAGCGGTTCCCCTGGGCAAAGCCCGGGGCCCCGTCCGACCATTGGCCACGGCTCCAACGCCGCGCTTCTCTTTGACCGCACCCACCTCGAAACGCTTTGCCGTGTGCCCGGAGCCGTTTTGCCAGGGGTTCCCGCGCAGGTTATTGACCGAGTGATCAAGGTCCGTCCTCTGAATTCGGAAGGCTGCCCACAGGAAAGATAAGGGAGGGATGGGAATGGAACAAGCCGATCAATCTCAGTCTCGCCGAACCGAAAGCAATTCGGCAGCTACGTCCCCTAGCCCTAAATTCGTCAGAAAAAAAACTAAAAGGGCATTATCTTTGACTTCATATCAAGGAAAAGATCGTCGCTCTCACCATAAACGACGCAAAGAGATTCGTTACATACTCCCGGAACAAGGACTCCCTTGCTCCCTTTGTGTTGGTGGGAATGAAATCGAGACATCTCTTGTTGAATTGAGTGATCAGGGAGGTGTATTAGAGAGCGATAAAGTGCTTTCAGTGGGAGCAATTGTGCCCCTGATTCTATGGGTAGGAAAAAAAATAGTGGAAATCGGAGCCAAGATCACCCACATTTATCCCAAAGGAAATGGAACGAGAGTATACCAGTACCGTCTTATGTTTGATGATTGCTTGCCAGAGCAGTTTATAGTTGCGACCAAATTACTCTCAAAGCCAGATCGACGACAATCACATGATATTTATGCGGATGCTCGTCGTTTCTTCCAAAGGGTTCAAGTTTGGAAAACGGATGAGTTTTACCATTATCACCGCGATGACGTGGCCAACGAGGCGGTCAAGCGGGTTGATTTTACGTCTAATGACTATATGGCATTGTCCCGTGACCCCCGCATTCTTAAAGCGGCTGCTCAAGCCATAAAAGACTGTGGACTCGGGACCGCTGGGCCTTCCATTTTTGCAGGAAATCGTCCTCTGCACGAAGAACTTTCGAATGCGATTGCATCGTTAAAGGGAATGGAATCGTGTCTGCTTTGCCCGAGCGGATTTACGGCAAATTCTGGTCTTTTCACGGGGCTTATTCAAAAACCAGGCACTTTCATTTTTCTGGATGAGAAAGATCATGCCAGCATCTATCACGGAGCGATGGCTTCAGGGGGGAAAATAAAAGTTTTCCGACACAATGACATGAAAGATCTGGAAAGAAAACTAAATGCTTATGAAAACTCCACCAGTAAGATTATATGCGTCGATGGCGTTTATAGTATGGATGGAGACTTAGCTCCTCTTGATGTAATTTATGTTCTTGCAAAGAAATACAACGCGTCGCTCTGGGTCGATGATGCTCATTCTTTTGGAGTCTTTGGAGAAAATGGGAGTGGAATAGAGAGCCATTTTGGTCTACGTGGCAAGATCGATATCGTGACTGGATCTCTTAGTAAAGCATTGGGATGTTTCGGTGGATTTGTCTGCGCTAGCCAGGCAGTTACGAAATTTTTAGACCATTTAGGTCGCGAATTTGTCTACACCACAACTCTCCCGGCTACGATTTGTGCAGGCGCTTTAGAAGGTATCAGAATCTTTTCTACGGAAGGAGACGTCCAGCGTCGAAAGTTGTGGGAGAATGTTGCTTATTTGCGAGAGGGATTCCTTGAAAGAGGGTTTCCAATTGGTCCGACCACCACCCCAATAATCCCAATCATTTTTGGGCACGAAACAGTTACTCAGCAATTCGCGCAGGAGCTATATAAACGAGGTGTTTTTGTGAATTCCGTCACACGCCCGGCAGTAAAACGAGACCAGGCTCGCATTCGTTTGGGAATCCGTACGGAACATACACGTGCGCAATTGGAATATGCACTTCAACAGTGTCAAGTAGTCGCCCATTCAATGGGGCTACATTTTGATCAGAGGTCATAATGCTCGCGACAGTTACACAGATCAGCTTGTGGTTAACTCCGATTCTCTGCTTAGCCATTTGCTTGGTAACTTTTCGTAGTGCGATCGCGAATCGCGTACTCTCGCGCACATGGATTCTTTTTAACGCTTTTGTCGCTTTTTGGTCTATTTGTTGGTGGGCAGGAGCTTTTTACTGCACAAGCCCAATTTGGCGCTGGCGGTTGATGTATACGGCCAATGTCTCAGCGATTGCGATCCCACTTCTGTTTGTCGCGTTTGTCAAAGCCTACTTGAATCGATCCATTTGGCATGATCTTTTTTTGAAAGTTTCTCTGTTCTTGTCACTTGTTCTTCTCAGTCTGGCCATTGCACGTCCTGCTGATTTTATTCCTAATTTGCAACGAATGGGGGTCGCTTATATCCCATTAGCCGGATATCTTCTATGGGTTTTTGCTTTTCAATATGCCGTATTGATTTTATTAGGCACGGGTATGCTCATTCGCAATCTGCGTACTCAATCACCCGCACAGCGCAATAAGACTCTGTATATTCTTGTGGGTTGTTTCCTTGGATTTTTTGGCGGTTTTACAACATTTCCTCCTTCTTTAGGAATCATTAAGCAATATCCTTATGGGGTTATATTGGTTCCTATTTATTCATTTCTCATCACGTATGCGATTTTGAAACATCGACTCATGGATATTTCAGTCATTATTCGCAAGACATTGGTGTATTCGAGCGTCGTTGGTGTACTGACTTTTATTTATATAGGAGTGGTTGCTCTGTTCGCCCACATGTTCGAGGGTGTGACCGGTTATCAAACCGTTTTTTCCTCATCCGTTGCAGCGGCTCTTATCACTTTTGGATTTCATCCCATTCGAACGAGAGTCCAGCGCTTTGTGGATAAAAAATTCTTTAGACATCATGTCGATCGCGAAGAAAAGTTATACGAACTGTCGCGAGAGGTCGTCACTCATACGACGGCTGAGGCCATGGCGCAATCTTTGATGAAAGTGCTATCGGAGACTTTACACCCGAAGCGGGCAGCGTTGTATTTACGCGCGCGGGGGGGGGATGGTTTTGCGCCGGTCGCGGCTTTCGGGTGCCTGGGTCTGAATTCTATTGCTGACGGGAACCCTTTGTCATCTTATTTAGTTCATCATCCGCAGCCTTTTGTTCAGGACGTTCCCAGGGAGATTGCGGCATCAATGGATACACGTAATCTAGTTTTGAAAGAACGGAAGAGAGAAGGATAAGGCTGTGAGTCATTTGTCTTTTTTGTTGGTAGTTGTATTCGTGGGCGTAGCGGTGTTAATCAGCTACCTCGTCTGGCGCTATCGGTTTTCTGGTTCTACGACTCCACGTGAAAATGAGGGGGAGCGTCTTCGGCGGGGAACGGCTTCTGTTGAGATGATCAGCCTGGGAATGACAGCGGCTTTTCCGTTGGTGAGTCAAGGCGAATTGCTGGGATATCTGTTGTTAGGGGAAAAAATGTCCGAAGAGTCTTACAGCGACGAGGATCTGCTTCTTTTGCGCATCGTTGCCAATCAGGCGGCTCTGGCCTATCAGCGGGTGCGTTATATGGAGATGGCGGTAAACGGAGCGCGCACCGAGATGCTCAGCGAAATCGCTGGCGGATTTGCGCATGAGATCAAGACGCCGCTGGCGAACATCAGTTTGCCGGCGGAGATGTGTCTGCTGGATCTGCACGAGGTGGAGCAGGGCAAGCGCCGGGCCGACGAGGTGGTGCCGGAACTGAAAGAACGCCTGAAGGGCATTATGGAACAAGTCTTTAAAGCCAGCGACAAGATTGAGGCCATCCGGCAGTTTTCCAAACCAGGGCAGGTCCGTATGGAAGCGGTCAATTTGAGCACCATTTTACAGAACAGTCTGGCGCTTCTGGAGCACCTGCTGCAAAAGGCCGGTGTCCAGATCCGCCTTGAGTTCCCATCCGCCATCCCTCCCATCCAGGGAGATGCCAAGCAGTTGGAGATCGTTTTCGTGAATTTGATCAAAAATGCGGCTGAAGCGATGGGGCAGAATCCTCTGACGGCGCGTGATCTCCGGATCAAGGGCGGCCAATCAGGGGATTGGATTACGGTTTCGGTTCAGGACTCAGGGCCTGGAATCAAGCGGACCGATGTGAATCATTTGTTTGAGGCTTACTTTACGACCAAAGGATCGGATGGTACGGGGATGGGACTTTTTCTCTCTCAGCAGGTCATCAAGGCGCATGGTGGTTCCATCAATGTCAGCAGCGAAGAAGGAAAAGGGACGGAGTTTATAATTCGACTGCCCCGGCACGTTCAGGGGCAGCTCAGCGCCCACGAGGCAGCATAATGGCGATTTTGCGGCTTCTGATCGTTGACGACGACAAGGACCTCACCCGGAATTTAAAGGCGTTTTTTGAACGCTATAAATACCAAGTGGACGTGGCGCACGACGGGCTGCAGGCCATTGAGATGGCGGAAAAATCCTGCCCGCATCTGGTGTTTCTGGACATTGGACTACCCGGGAAGTCCGGCATCGAGGTGCTCCAGCAAATCAAAGCCAAAGATCCGTCGATCCGCGTCATCATGATTACGGGCCAGGTCGAATCCGAGCTGATGGAGAAGGCCCGGAAGCTGGGCGCGGATGATTATGTGACCAAGCCCTTTACCCTGGAATATTTGAACAACGAGGTCCTGGGCAAGCTGCACCGCCAGCTTTTCCAGGATTTGCGCTCGACGTCTCAGACGCTGGCCATTGAACGGGAAAAGGCGGAGCTGCTTTTTGCGCAGGTGACGGAGGGCGTGGTGCTCTTTGATCAGCAGGGTTTGATTTTTGTGGCCAATCCGAGCGCGCGGCAGATGCTGGGCCTTCCGGAGGATCTGTCGTCCTGGACCGCTTCCAAAGCGTTCGCGTCGTTTACGGTGAATCCCCCCGACCGATTAAGCCGTCTGGATCAGGAGAAGGGAGAACCTTTTGATCTGGTGCGGCAGAACCCCAAAATGCTGGTGCTGGAGTGCCGGATAACCCCTATTGAGACTTCCCAGAACGAATGTTCCGGCTACCTGGCGCTTTTTCGGGACGTGACCATGGACCGCAAGGCCGATACCGCCATGCATCATTTTGTCTCTCTGATCAGCCATAAATTGCGCACGCCGCTCGTCACGATCCGGGCCTATCCGCGTCTTTTGCTGAGCGAGCCCGCGGCCAGCCCCTTGAACGACTTCCAGCGCAACGCGCTCGTGACCATCGACAAACAATGCCATGTCTTGGAAGACATGGTGAATCAATTGATTGCGTTCAGCAGTCTGGATCCCGAGGAACTGGTGCGGCAGCGAATGAGCCTGGCGGATCTGGTGGATGAAGCGCTCAAATTTGTCGGAAATGAGTATAAGGATCAATTAGGGACGATTTACCAGGGCGAGTCGCTGTCAACGCTGTTCGTAAGCGTGGATCCCACGCTGTTACAGCAAGCGGTCCGGAACGTGCTTGAGAACGCCTTAAAATTCGGAGCCACGCAGGTGCATGTGAGCGGCCAGGCCCAGGACGGGACCGTGACCCTGAGCGTGCGCGACAACGGCCCG is drawn from Elusimicrobiota bacterium and contains these coding sequences:
- a CDS encoding Fic family protein, with amino-acid sequence MTPKDHYDVSGLPEAQFEPGSRDLVLKNLLGIRHKKEMDLREATEQIHATEELFSLFDKTHRFIADDIRRIHKLWLGRIYPWAGHYRQVNLSKGHFPFPPATQVPRLMAELEKGPLAEFTPCARDSVDQTTRALAVVHVELVLVHPFRDGNGRAARMVAVLMGSQAGLPPLDFAGIQGQRKEAYFAAVRAGLKRDYQPMEKVFREVIVRTLRMAGKG
- a CDS encoding ATP-binding protein, coding for MITREFVQVLLGRLQEPEPRIQVVLGPRQVGKTTGVQQMLSRLPGSHHYVSADDTLTVSNQWIQEQWQTAREKGPRTVLVIDEIQKIRNWAEAIKRLWDAQKSVAGIKCVLLGSSSLSLQKGLTESLAGRFELLPVWHWSYLESQEAFGYTLETYLRYGGYPGAHLYLDDFNRWFSYIKSSIIDPVIGQDILSQQSISKPALFRQAFEILCGYPAQEVSYTKLLGQLHDRGNTDLVKHYLELYEGAFLFTSLFKYAAKTIRVKASSPKIIPRAPALYTLASGRHALDDSEKKGHVFEAAVGSDLLRIPGAQLYYWRDGNMEVDFVLVYQGNLYAIEVKSGRRKSTGHLLIFQKRHPKAKACVITMDNYVDFVRSPIDFLSRVSIP
- a CDS encoding helix-turn-helix domain-containing protein, producing the protein MDRTEACRMLGISRQTLIAWIQKGKLKVWKRVGHGTNAALLFDRTHLETLRCVPNATASMDTKNFSAEGGQS
- a CDS encoding PDDEXK nuclease domain-containing protein — protein: MNKIANPASVSLPKGYRAFLQELKQRILSARIKGALSANRVLLALYWSIGRDIVARQKRDGWGTSVIDRLGQDIQTAFPGIEGFSSRNLWRMRAFYLAYPAEKMPHPVAVLSETVFLPQSVAEMPWGHHALLLEKVKDRTQRLWYAFATLQHGWSRDVLAIQIETRLYERQGTAKKITNFKALLPKPQSDLAEQAIKDPYVFDFLGISQDAQEREIEGQLVKHITQFLLELGAGFAFVGRQVHLEVGEEDFYIDLLFYHLKLRCYVVIELKAGKFKPEYAGQLNFYLSAVDAVLRRSDDHPSIGLILCKDKNHLVAEYALKDVSKPIGISEYRLLRSIPRYLKAGLPTVQELEKELGPGGKR
- a CDS encoding aminotransferase class I/II-fold pyridoxal phosphate-dependent enzyme, encoding MGMEQADQSQSRRTESNSAATSPSPKFVRKKTKRALSLTSYQGKDRRSHHKRRKEIRYILPEQGLPCSLCVGGNEIETSLVELSDQGGVLESDKVLSVGAIVPLILWVGKKIVEIGAKITHIYPKGNGTRVYQYRLMFDDCLPEQFIVATKLLSKPDRRQSHDIYADARRFFQRVQVWKTDEFYHYHRDDVANEAVKRVDFTSNDYMALSRDPRILKAAAQAIKDCGLGTAGPSIFAGNRPLHEELSNAIASLKGMESCLLCPSGFTANSGLFTGLIQKPGTFIFLDEKDHASIYHGAMASGGKIKVFRHNDMKDLERKLNAYENSTSKIICVDGVYSMDGDLAPLDVIYVLAKKYNASLWVDDAHSFGVFGENGSGIESHFGLRGKIDIVTGSLSKALGCFGGFVCASQAVTKFLDHLGREFVYTTTLPATICAGALEGIRIFSTEGDVQRRKLWENVAYLREGFLERGFPIGPTTTPIIPIIFGHETVTQQFAQELYKRGVFVNSVTRPAVKRDQARIRLGIRTEHTRAQLEYALQQCQVVAHSMGLHFDQRS
- a CDS encoding histidine kinase N-terminal 7TM domain-containing protein gives rise to the protein MLATVTQISLWLTPILCLAICLVTFRSAIANRVLSRTWILFNAFVAFWSICWWAGAFYCTSPIWRWRLMYTANVSAIAIPLLFVAFVKAYLNRSIWHDLFLKVSLFLSLVLLSLAIARPADFIPNLQRMGVAYIPLAGYLLWVFAFQYAVLILLGTGMLIRNLRTQSPAQRNKTLYILVGCFLGFFGGFTTFPPSLGIIKQYPYGVILVPIYSFLITYAILKHRLMDISVIIRKTLVYSSVVGVLTFIYIGVVALFAHMFEGVTGYQTVFSSSVAAALITFGFHPIRTRVQRFVDKKFFRHHVDREEKLYELSREVVTHTTAEAMAQSLMKVLSETLHPKRAALYLRARGGDGFAPVAAFGCLGLNSIADGNPLSSYLVHHPQPFVQDVPREIAASMDTRNLVLKERKREG
- a CDS encoding HAMP domain-containing sensor histidine kinase, producing MSHLSFLLVVVFVGVAVLISYLVWRYRFSGSTTPRENEGERLRRGTASVEMISLGMTAAFPLVSQGELLGYLLLGEKMSEESYSDEDLLLLRIVANQAALAYQRVRYMEMAVNGARTEMLSEIAGGFAHEIKTPLANISLPAEMCLLDLHEVEQGKRRADEVVPELKERLKGIMEQVFKASDKIEAIRQFSKPGQVRMEAVNLSTILQNSLALLEHLLQKAGVQIRLEFPSAIPPIQGDAKQLEIVFVNLIKNAAEAMGQNPLTARDLRIKGGQSGDWITVSVQDSGPGIKRTDVNHLFEAYFTTKGSDGTGMGLFLSQQVIKAHGGSINVSSEEGKGTEFIIRLPRHVQGQLSAHEAA
- a CDS encoding ATP-binding protein encodes the protein MAILRLLIVDDDKDLTRNLKAFFERYKYQVDVAHDGLQAIEMAEKSCPHLVFLDIGLPGKSGIEVLQQIKAKDPSIRVIMITGQVESELMEKARKLGADDYVTKPFTLEYLNNEVLGKLHRQLFQDLRSTSQTLAIEREKAELLFAQVTEGVVLFDQQGLIFVANPSARQMLGLPEDLSSWTASKAFASFTVNPPDRLSRLDQEKGEPFDLVRQNPKMLVLECRITPIETSQNECSGYLALFRDVTMDRKADTAMHHFVSLISHKLRTPLVTIRAYPRLLLSEPAASPLNDFQRNALVTIDKQCHVLEDMVNQLIAFSSLDPEELVRQRMSLADLVDEALKFVGNEYKDQLGTIYQGESLSTLFVSVDPTLLQQAVRNVLENALKFGATQVHVSGQAQDGTVTLSVRDNGPGIPPEDRERVFDRFYQVEKSFCGQVPGAGLGLTMARQVVEAHGGKMWVESQVNQGSTFLMQLPASAAESPQ